Proteins from a single region of Macrobrachium nipponense isolate FS-2020 chromosome 11, ASM1510439v2, whole genome shotgun sequence:
- the LOC135205476 gene encoding uncharacterized protein LOC135205476 isoform X1 produces MINPSGSCDKQSVFSMERQGPSRNAVGDWQWSAAHKDPVPLQELSQDFISNTIQGITKENFLEHKAKLKQMGSLLRVSLPLRVRTALLRKVASKQLVITSHQLSSFILLYLAADVRHISLSAFKSDKRYIHLEEEESDILRNELGGNFQFSMEVLELDGVSLEESLFVELLQRSPHLHSVRVSGANCLHILQYLKIHPIPLRSLFLDNCTVTDEDVVKGILGYDTDLEDDLTCPERDTGHSKNIKYPSDSLVSLTVLSPFLTVFGAMALLHHLKNLGHLQYNSWNTSAGDSLPLLQQFIPVNSTFSLNSMSLFRPKEEDITSLREMCPGLSKLMIECYDPVLKSLELLSQFENLSVLHMRLITEELILSSVSALGHRLLELHIEFDEFTYQPLASDTLHGITKSCPNLQKFLMRNFSIEVSGRKCLPSSSSIRFPALMHLTFSHARLHPQILEQLLKGNNVLQSLTLSVNQDALTDQVLESLCKNNDFRSLTSVSFGAGMLSSAAITLLVSLPALRSLSIVLANFPNISDATFSRLKKVFIKRNYLCMLKNVAEIDL; encoded by the exons aCTGGCAGTGGTCAGCAGCTCACAAGGACCCCGTTCCCCTGCAAGAATTGAGCCAAGACTTCATCAGTAACACCATTCAGGGCATAACTAAAGAAAATTTCCTCGAACATAAG gcAAAGCTAAAGCAAATGGGGAGTCTTCTCAGGGTGTCCCTACCACTGCGAGTGAGGACAGCTCTTTTGAGGAAGGTCGCATCAAAGCAGCTAGTTATCACTTCTCACCAATTATCCTCATTCATTCTGTTATATCTTGCGGCAGATGTTAGGCATATATCTCTAAGTGCTTTTAAAAGTGACAAAAGGTACATACACCTAGAGGAGGAAGAAAGTGATATCTTGCGTAACGAACTTGGAGGGAATTTCCAGTTCAGCATGGAAGTACTGGAGCTAGATGGCGTGTCATTAGAGGAATCCCTATTCGTTGAACTTTTGCAAAGATCTCCTCACCTACATTCTGTACGTGTTTCAGGAGCGAACTGCCTGCACATACTCCAGTACTTAAAAATTCATCCCATTCCATTACGTTCACTCTTCCTCGACAACTGTACTGTTACAGACGAAGACGTTGTCAAAGGAATTCTTGGCTATGATACAGATCTCGAGGACGACCTCACCTGTCCTGAACGCGATACTGGTCActcaaaaaatatcaaatatcctTCCGATTCATTAGTTTCACTGACTGTCCTTTCACCATTCCTTACGGTGTTTGGAGCTATGGCTTTACTTCACCATCTTAAAAACTTAGGCCATTTACAGTACAACTCTTGGAACACATCTGCTGGTGACTCTCTTCCTTTACTACAGCAATTTATTCCAGTTAACTCAACATTTTCGCTGAACTCCATGAGTTTGTTTCGACCAAAAGAGGAAGATATCACCAGCCTCAGAGAGATGTGTCCAGGCTTGAGTAAATTAATGATTGAGTGTTATGACCCAGTGCTAAAGTCCCTTGAGCTTCTTTCACAGTTTGAAAATCTCTCAGTTCTTCACATGAGACTTATCACAGAGGAACTCATTCTTTCATCAGTAAGTGCACTAGGACACAGACTTTTAGAGCTTCATATTGAATTCGACGAATTTACTTACCAACCATTGGCATCAGATACCTTACATGGCATAACAAAAAGTTGTCCAAACTTGCAAAAGTTCTTAATGAGGAATTTCAGTATTGAGGTTAGCGGTCGCAAATGTCTCCCATCCTCATCTTCAATAAGATTTCCAGCACTGATGCACCTAACATTTTCTCATGCAAGATTACATCCTCAAATTTTAGAACAATTGCTTAAAGGTAATAATGTCTTACAAAGTCTAACTCTGTCTGTCAATCAGGATGCATTAACAGACCAGGTCTTGGAATCCTTATGCAAAAATAATGATTTCAGAAGTTTAACTTCTGTCTCATTTGGGGCTGGCATGCTCTCTTCTGCAGCCATTACATTGCTCGTGTCCCTCCCAGCACTAAGAAGTCTCTCCATTGTCTTAGCGAACTTTCCAAACATATCTGATGCGACATTCAGTCGCCTTAAGAAGGTCTTTATCAAGAGAAATTATCTTTGTATGCTTAAAAATGTAGCAGAGATCGATCTATGA
- the LOC135205476 gene encoding uncharacterized protein LOC135205476 isoform X2 — MGSLLRVSLPLRVRTALLRKVASKQLVITSHQLSSFILLYLAADVRHISLSAFKSDKRYIHLEEEESDILRNELGGNFQFSMEVLELDGVSLEESLFVELLQRSPHLHSVRVSGANCLHILQYLKIHPIPLRSLFLDNCTVTDEDVVKGILGYDTDLEDDLTCPERDTGHSKNIKYPSDSLVSLTVLSPFLTVFGAMALLHHLKNLGHLQYNSWNTSAGDSLPLLQQFIPVNSTFSLNSMSLFRPKEEDITSLREMCPGLSKLMIECYDPVLKSLELLSQFENLSVLHMRLITEELILSSVSALGHRLLELHIEFDEFTYQPLASDTLHGITKSCPNLQKFLMRNFSIEVSGRKCLPSSSSIRFPALMHLTFSHARLHPQILEQLLKGNNVLQSLTLSVNQDALTDQVLESLCKNNDFRSLTSVSFGAGMLSSAAITLLVSLPALRSLSIVLANFPNISDATFSRLKKVFIKRNYLCMLKNVAEIDL; from the coding sequence ATGGGGAGTCTTCTCAGGGTGTCCCTACCACTGCGAGTGAGGACAGCTCTTTTGAGGAAGGTCGCATCAAAGCAGCTAGTTATCACTTCTCACCAATTATCCTCATTCATTCTGTTATATCTTGCGGCAGATGTTAGGCATATATCTCTAAGTGCTTTTAAAAGTGACAAAAGGTACATACACCTAGAGGAGGAAGAAAGTGATATCTTGCGTAACGAACTTGGAGGGAATTTCCAGTTCAGCATGGAAGTACTGGAGCTAGATGGCGTGTCATTAGAGGAATCCCTATTCGTTGAACTTTTGCAAAGATCTCCTCACCTACATTCTGTACGTGTTTCAGGAGCGAACTGCCTGCACATACTCCAGTACTTAAAAATTCATCCCATTCCATTACGTTCACTCTTCCTCGACAACTGTACTGTTACAGACGAAGACGTTGTCAAAGGAATTCTTGGCTATGATACAGATCTCGAGGACGACCTCACCTGTCCTGAACGCGATACTGGTCActcaaaaaatatcaaatatcctTCCGATTCATTAGTTTCACTGACTGTCCTTTCACCATTCCTTACGGTGTTTGGAGCTATGGCTTTACTTCACCATCTTAAAAACTTAGGCCATTTACAGTACAACTCTTGGAACACATCTGCTGGTGACTCTCTTCCTTTACTACAGCAATTTATTCCAGTTAACTCAACATTTTCGCTGAACTCCATGAGTTTGTTTCGACCAAAAGAGGAAGATATCACCAGCCTCAGAGAGATGTGTCCAGGCTTGAGTAAATTAATGATTGAGTGTTATGACCCAGTGCTAAAGTCCCTTGAGCTTCTTTCACAGTTTGAAAATCTCTCAGTTCTTCACATGAGACTTATCACAGAGGAACTCATTCTTTCATCAGTAAGTGCACTAGGACACAGACTTTTAGAGCTTCATATTGAATTCGACGAATTTACTTACCAACCATTGGCATCAGATACCTTACATGGCATAACAAAAAGTTGTCCAAACTTGCAAAAGTTCTTAATGAGGAATTTCAGTATTGAGGTTAGCGGTCGCAAATGTCTCCCATCCTCATCTTCAATAAGATTTCCAGCACTGATGCACCTAACATTTTCTCATGCAAGATTACATCCTCAAATTTTAGAACAATTGCTTAAAGGTAATAATGTCTTACAAAGTCTAACTCTGTCTGTCAATCAGGATGCATTAACAGACCAGGTCTTGGAATCCTTATGCAAAAATAATGATTTCAGAAGTTTAACTTCTGTCTCATTTGGGGCTGGCATGCTCTCTTCTGCAGCCATTACATTGCTCGTGTCCCTCCCAGCACTAAGAAGTCTCTCCATTGTCTTAGCGAACTTTCCAAACATATCTGATGCGACATTCAGTCGCCTTAAGAAGGTCTTTATCAAGAGAAATTATCTTTGTATGCTTAAAAATGTAGCAGAGATCGATCTATGA